Proteins found in one Oncorhynchus gorbuscha isolate QuinsamMale2020 ecotype Even-year linkage group LG15, OgorEven_v1.0, whole genome shotgun sequence genomic segment:
- the LOC123997941 gene encoding LIM/homeobox protein Lhx9-like isoform X2, with protein sequence MPVSQQNQSDALSLPDAELYMEVVGYKAEASCCTLRRSRAGAMLFHGISGDHIQGIMEEMERRSKTDSRLAKGVRLNGREATMPSMGPEKPALCAGCGGKISDRYYLLAVDKQWHLRCLKCCECKQHLESELTCFAKDGSIYCKEDYYRFSVQRCARCHLGISASEMVMRARDSVYHLSCFTCTTCNKTLTTGDHFGMKDSLVYCRVHFETISQGEYPHPGLNYAEMAAKGGGLALPYFNGTGTAQKGRPRKRKSPAMGIDITSYNSGCNENDGEHLDRDQAYPPAQKNKRMRTSFKHHQLRTMKSYFAINHNPDAKDLKQLAQKTGLTKRVLQVWFQNARAKFRRNVLRQENGVDKADGTSLPPPSSDSCALTPPSSAATLTDLTNPSIAVVTSVTSSLDSHDSGSPSQTTLTNLF encoded by the exons atgcctgtctCGCAGCAGAACCAGTCGGATGCTCTGAGCCTACCGGACGCAGAGCTGTATATGGAAGTTGTAGGCTATAAGGCAGAAGCGAGCTGTTGCACATTGCGTCGTTCAAGAGCGGGAGCCATGCTGTTCCACGGGATCTCCGGTGACCACATCCAGGGCAtcatggaggagatggagaggagatccaAAACCGACTCGCGCCTGGCCAAGGGCGTGCGGCTCAACGGAAGGGAAGCG ACCATGCCTTCCATGGGCCCTGAGAAACCCGCGTTGTGTGCCGGCTGTGGAGGCAAAATATCGGATAGATATTATCTGCTCGCTGTGGACAAACAATGGCACCTACGGTGCCTCAAATGCTGTGAATGTAAACAGCATTTGGAGTCAGAGCTCACGTGTTTCGCCAAGGATGGCAGCATCTACTGCAAGGAGGATTACTATAG GTTCTCCGTGCAGAGGTGCGCTCGCTGCCACCTCGGGATCTCAGCATCTGAGATGGTGATGCGCGCGAGGGACTCCGTGTACCACCTGAGCTGCTTCACGTGCACCACGTGCAACAAGACCCTGACCACAGGCGATCACTTCGGCATGAAGGACAGCCTGGTGTACTGCCGGGTCCACTTCGAGACCATATCCCAGGGAGAGTACCCCCACCCTGGCCTCAACTATGCCGAGATGGCGGCTAAAGGTGGAGGTCTGGCGCTGCCATACTTCAATGGCACTGGAACGGCCCAGAAGGGAAGGCCTCGGAAGAGGAAGAGCCCCGCCATGGGCATAGACATCACCAGCTACAACTCAG GTTGTAATGAGAATGATGGGGAACACCTGGACCGTGACCAGGCCTACCCTCCAGCCCAGAAGAACAAGCGCATGCGCACCTCCTTTAAGCACCACCAGCTCCGCACCATGAAGTCCTACTTTGCTATCAACCACAACCCCGACGCCAAGGACCTCAAACAGCTGGCCCAGAAGACAGGCCTCACCAAAAGAGTTCTCCAG GTATGGTTCCAAAACGCAAGAGCCAAATTCAGAAGGAACGTTTTGCGACAGGAGAATGGTGTTGACAAGGCCGACGGCACGTCACTCCCTCCGCCCTCGTCCGACAGCTGCGCTCTGACGCCCCCCTCCAGCGCGGCCACACTAACAGACCTGACCAATCCCTCTATCGCTGTAGTGACCTCCGTCACGTCTAGTTTGGACAGCCATGATTCGGGGAGCCCCTCACAGACTACCTTGACAAACCTTTTCTAG
- the LOC123997941 gene encoding LIM/homeobox protein Lhx9-like isoform X1, which yields MPVSQQNQSDALSLPDAELYMEVVGYKAEASCCTLRRSRAGAMLFHGISGDHIQGIMEEMERRSKTDSRLAKGVRLNGREATMPSMGPEKPALCAGCGGKISDRYYLLAVDKQWHLRCLKCCECKQHLESELTCFAKDGSIYCKEDYYRRFSVQRCARCHLGISASEMVMRARDSVYHLSCFTCTTCNKTLTTGDHFGMKDSLVYCRVHFETISQGEYPHPGLNYAEMAAKGGGLALPYFNGTGTAQKGRPRKRKSPAMGIDITSYNSGCNENDGEHLDRDQAYPPAQKNKRMRTSFKHHQLRTMKSYFAINHNPDAKDLKQLAQKTGLTKRVLQVWFQNARAKFRRNVLRQENGVDKADGTSLPPPSSDSCALTPPSSAATLTDLTNPSIAVVTSVTSSLDSHDSGSPSQTTLTNLF from the exons atgcctgtctCGCAGCAGAACCAGTCGGATGCTCTGAGCCTACCGGACGCAGAGCTGTATATGGAAGTTGTAGGCTATAAGGCAGAAGCGAGCTGTTGCACATTGCGTCGTTCAAGAGCGGGAGCCATGCTGTTCCACGGGATCTCCGGTGACCACATCCAGGGCAtcatggaggagatggagaggagatccaAAACCGACTCGCGCCTGGCCAAGGGCGTGCGGCTCAACGGAAGGGAAGCG ACCATGCCTTCCATGGGCCCTGAGAAACCCGCGTTGTGTGCCGGCTGTGGAGGCAAAATATCGGATAGATATTATCTGCTCGCTGTGGACAAACAATGGCACCTACGGTGCCTCAAATGCTGTGAATGTAAACAGCATTTGGAGTCAGAGCTCACGTGTTTCGCCAAGGATGGCAGCATCTACTGCAAGGAGGATTACTATAG AAGGTTCTCCGTGCAGAGGTGCGCTCGCTGCCACCTCGGGATCTCAGCATCTGAGATGGTGATGCGCGCGAGGGACTCCGTGTACCACCTGAGCTGCTTCACGTGCACCACGTGCAACAAGACCCTGACCACAGGCGATCACTTCGGCATGAAGGACAGCCTGGTGTACTGCCGGGTCCACTTCGAGACCATATCCCAGGGAGAGTACCCCCACCCTGGCCTCAACTATGCCGAGATGGCGGCTAAAGGTGGAGGTCTGGCGCTGCCATACTTCAATGGCACTGGAACGGCCCAGAAGGGAAGGCCTCGGAAGAGGAAGAGCCCCGCCATGGGCATAGACATCACCAGCTACAACTCAG GTTGTAATGAGAATGATGGGGAACACCTGGACCGTGACCAGGCCTACCCTCCAGCCCAGAAGAACAAGCGCATGCGCACCTCCTTTAAGCACCACCAGCTCCGCACCATGAAGTCCTACTTTGCTATCAACCACAACCCCGACGCCAAGGACCTCAAACAGCTGGCCCAGAAGACAGGCCTCACCAAAAGAGTTCTCCAG GTATGGTTCCAAAACGCAAGAGCCAAATTCAGAAGGAACGTTTTGCGACAGGAGAATGGTGTTGACAAGGCCGACGGCACGTCACTCCCTCCGCCCTCGTCCGACAGCTGCGCTCTGACGCCCCCCTCCAGCGCGGCCACACTAACAGACCTGACCAATCCCTCTATCGCTGTAGTGACCTCCGTCACGTCTAGTTTGGACAGCCATGATTCGGGGAGCCCCTCACAGACTACCTTGACAAACCTTTTCTAG
- the LOC123997941 gene encoding LIM/homeobox protein Lhx9-like isoform X4, producing the protein MPVSQQNQSDALSLPDAELYMEVVGYKAEASCCTLRRSRAGAMLFHGISGDHIQGIMEEMERRSKTDSRLAKGVRLNGREATMPSMGPEKPALCAGCGGKISDRYYLLAVDKQWHLRCLKCCECKQHLESELTCFAKDGSIYCKEDYYRRFSVQRCARCHLGISASEMVMRARDSVYHLSCFTCTTCNKTLTTGDHFGMKDSLVYCRVHFETISQGEYPHPGLNYAEMAAKGGGLALPYFNGTGTAQKGRPRKRKSPAMGIDITSYNSGCNENDGEHLDRDQAYPPAQKNKRMRTSFKHHQLRTMKSYFAINHNPDAKDLKQLAQKTGLTKRVLQGEQILGHYSQTSRRLKIP; encoded by the exons atgcctgtctCGCAGCAGAACCAGTCGGATGCTCTGAGCCTACCGGACGCAGAGCTGTATATGGAAGTTGTAGGCTATAAGGCAGAAGCGAGCTGTTGCACATTGCGTCGTTCAAGAGCGGGAGCCATGCTGTTCCACGGGATCTCCGGTGACCACATCCAGGGCAtcatggaggagatggagaggagatccaAAACCGACTCGCGCCTGGCCAAGGGCGTGCGGCTCAACGGAAGGGAAGCG ACCATGCCTTCCATGGGCCCTGAGAAACCCGCGTTGTGTGCCGGCTGTGGAGGCAAAATATCGGATAGATATTATCTGCTCGCTGTGGACAAACAATGGCACCTACGGTGCCTCAAATGCTGTGAATGTAAACAGCATTTGGAGTCAGAGCTCACGTGTTTCGCCAAGGATGGCAGCATCTACTGCAAGGAGGATTACTATAG AAGGTTCTCCGTGCAGAGGTGCGCTCGCTGCCACCTCGGGATCTCAGCATCTGAGATGGTGATGCGCGCGAGGGACTCCGTGTACCACCTGAGCTGCTTCACGTGCACCACGTGCAACAAGACCCTGACCACAGGCGATCACTTCGGCATGAAGGACAGCCTGGTGTACTGCCGGGTCCACTTCGAGACCATATCCCAGGGAGAGTACCCCCACCCTGGCCTCAACTATGCCGAGATGGCGGCTAAAGGTGGAGGTCTGGCGCTGCCATACTTCAATGGCACTGGAACGGCCCAGAAGGGAAGGCCTCGGAAGAGGAAGAGCCCCGCCATGGGCATAGACATCACCAGCTACAACTCAG GTTGTAATGAGAATGATGGGGAACACCTGGACCGTGACCAGGCCTACCCTCCAGCCCAGAAGAACAAGCGCATGCGCACCTCCTTTAAGCACCACCAGCTCCGCACCATGAAGTCCTACTTTGCTATCAACCACAACCCCGACGCCAAGGACCTCAAACAGCTGGCCCAGAAGACAGGCCTCACCAAAAGAGTTCTCCAG GGAGAACAAATCTTGGGGCATTACAGCCAAACTTCCCGGCGTTTGAAAATTCCCTAA
- the LOC123997941 gene encoding LIM/homeobox protein Lhx9-like isoform X3, translated as MEVVGYKAEASCCTLRRSRAGAMLFHGISGDHIQGIMEEMERRSKTDSRLAKGVRLNGREATMPSMGPEKPALCAGCGGKISDRYYLLAVDKQWHLRCLKCCECKQHLESELTCFAKDGSIYCKEDYYRRFSVQRCARCHLGISASEMVMRARDSVYHLSCFTCTTCNKTLTTGDHFGMKDSLVYCRVHFETISQGEYPHPGLNYAEMAAKGGGLALPYFNGTGTAQKGRPRKRKSPAMGIDITSYNSGCNENDGEHLDRDQAYPPAQKNKRMRTSFKHHQLRTMKSYFAINHNPDAKDLKQLAQKTGLTKRVLQVWFQNARAKFRRNVLRQENGVDKADGTSLPPPSSDSCALTPPSSAATLTDLTNPSIAVVTSVTSSLDSHDSGSPSQTTLTNLF; from the exons ATGGAAGTTGTAGGCTATAAGGCAGAAGCGAGCTGTTGCACATTGCGTCGTTCAAGAGCGGGAGCCATGCTGTTCCACGGGATCTCCGGTGACCACATCCAGGGCAtcatggaggagatggagaggagatccaAAACCGACTCGCGCCTGGCCAAGGGCGTGCGGCTCAACGGAAGGGAAGCG ACCATGCCTTCCATGGGCCCTGAGAAACCCGCGTTGTGTGCCGGCTGTGGAGGCAAAATATCGGATAGATATTATCTGCTCGCTGTGGACAAACAATGGCACCTACGGTGCCTCAAATGCTGTGAATGTAAACAGCATTTGGAGTCAGAGCTCACGTGTTTCGCCAAGGATGGCAGCATCTACTGCAAGGAGGATTACTATAG AAGGTTCTCCGTGCAGAGGTGCGCTCGCTGCCACCTCGGGATCTCAGCATCTGAGATGGTGATGCGCGCGAGGGACTCCGTGTACCACCTGAGCTGCTTCACGTGCACCACGTGCAACAAGACCCTGACCACAGGCGATCACTTCGGCATGAAGGACAGCCTGGTGTACTGCCGGGTCCACTTCGAGACCATATCCCAGGGAGAGTACCCCCACCCTGGCCTCAACTATGCCGAGATGGCGGCTAAAGGTGGAGGTCTGGCGCTGCCATACTTCAATGGCACTGGAACGGCCCAGAAGGGAAGGCCTCGGAAGAGGAAGAGCCCCGCCATGGGCATAGACATCACCAGCTACAACTCAG GTTGTAATGAGAATGATGGGGAACACCTGGACCGTGACCAGGCCTACCCTCCAGCCCAGAAGAACAAGCGCATGCGCACCTCCTTTAAGCACCACCAGCTCCGCACCATGAAGTCCTACTTTGCTATCAACCACAACCCCGACGCCAAGGACCTCAAACAGCTGGCCCAGAAGACAGGCCTCACCAAAAGAGTTCTCCAG GTATGGTTCCAAAACGCAAGAGCCAAATTCAGAAGGAACGTTTTGCGACAGGAGAATGGTGTTGACAAGGCCGACGGCACGTCACTCCCTCCGCCCTCGTCCGACAGCTGCGCTCTGACGCCCCCCTCCAGCGCGGCCACACTAACAGACCTGACCAATCCCTCTATCGCTGTAGTGACCTCCGTCACGTCTAGTTTGGACAGCCATGATTCGGGGAGCCCCTCACAGACTACCTTGACAAACCTTTTCTAG